Proteins from a single region of Longimicrobium sp.:
- a CDS encoding cation:proton antiporter, whose amino-acid sequence MTHPEGRRLLATGRQYFLFVVLPVLAVLAILQVGGGMGASAAAVQAPPPTASSPRPPLPDMLLLLAQIGVIVIAARGLGYLFRRIGQPQVVGEMAAGLMLGPSLLGWVAPGVTAALFPAASLGFLSALSQVGLLVFMFLVGVRLDPQLLRNRGHTAVVTSHVSIAAPFLLGTVLALAIHPTLAPKGVSFTAFALFMGAAMSVTAFPVLARILAEKRLTGTRLGAVTLACAAVDDVTAWSILAGVVMLVRSGDMNVPLWVTVVGSAAFAVVMITLVRAGVARALRGSVREGTLSDDGLAFILLLALLSALVTEYLGVHALFGAFLAGAVVPKEPGFVRRLTDKLEDVTVVLLLPLFFAFTGLRTSIGLVSGWEMWLTCAAVIAVAVAGKFGGSTLAARATGMSWRDASALGVLMNTRGLMELVILNVGLDLGVISPALFAMMVLMALVTTFMTTPLLDWILGDAEPAVDEPDPAPVLALAATRA is encoded by the coding sequence ATGACCCACCCCGAAGGCCGCAGGCTCCTCGCCACGGGCCGGCAATATTTCCTTTTCGTCGTTCTGCCGGTGCTCGCCGTGCTCGCCATTCTGCAGGTGGGCGGCGGAATGGGCGCATCCGCGGCCGCTGTGCAGGCCCCCCCGCCCACGGCGAGCAGCCCCAGGCCGCCGCTACCCGACATGCTGCTGCTCCTGGCGCAGATCGGGGTGATCGTGATCGCCGCGCGAGGCCTGGGCTACCTGTTCCGGCGCATCGGCCAGCCGCAGGTGGTGGGTGAGATGGCCGCCGGGCTCATGCTGGGACCTTCGCTGCTCGGATGGGTGGCGCCCGGGGTGACGGCGGCCCTCTTCCCAGCCGCCAGCCTCGGATTTCTGAGCGCGCTGAGCCAGGTGGGGCTGCTGGTGTTCATGTTCCTGGTGGGCGTACGCCTGGATCCCCAGCTGCTTCGCAACCGCGGCCACACGGCGGTGGTCACCAGCCACGTGAGCATCGCCGCGCCATTTCTGCTGGGGACGGTGCTGGCCCTGGCCATCCATCCCACGCTGGCCCCCAAGGGGGTGAGCTTCACCGCCTTCGCGCTGTTCATGGGCGCCGCCATGAGCGTGACAGCCTTTCCCGTGCTGGCACGCATCCTGGCCGAAAAGCGCCTGACCGGCACCCGGCTGGGCGCCGTGACGCTGGCCTGCGCGGCGGTGGACGACGTGACGGCGTGGAGCATCCTGGCCGGGGTGGTGATGCTGGTGCGCAGCGGCGACATGAACGTGCCCCTGTGGGTAACCGTGGTGGGCTCGGCGGCGTTCGCCGTCGTGATGATCACCCTCGTGCGGGCGGGGGTGGCCCGGGCGCTGCGCGGCTCGGTGCGCGAGGGCACCCTCTCGGACGACGGGCTGGCGTTCATCCTCCTGTTGGCGCTCCTCTCGGCCCTGGTGACGGAGTACCTGGGCGTACACGCCCTGTTCGGCGCCTTTCTGGCCGGGGCGGTCGTTCCGAAGGAGCCGGGCTTCGTGCGCAGGCTGACGGACAAGCTCGAGGACGTGACGGTGGTTCTCCTGCTGCCGCTGTTCTTTGCGTTCACCGGCCTGCGGACGAGCATCGGCCTGGTGAGCGGGTGGGAGATGTGGCTTACCTGCGCGGCGGTGATTGCGGTGGCGGTGGCGGGAAAGTTCGGCGGGAGCACGCTGGCGGCGCGGGCCACGGGCATGTCGTGGCGCGACGCGAGCGCGCTGGGCGTGCTGATGAACACGCGCGGGCTGATGGAACTGGTGATCCTGAACGTGGGGCTGGACCTGGGGGTGATCTCGCCGGCGCTGTTCGCCATGATGGTGCTGATGGCCCTGGTGACCACCTTCATGACCACGCCGCTGCTGG